The segment CCAAAAGAGCTTCTTTTATGATGGGTTCAAGCCTGTCTGGGTATGGGTAGTGACTTTTCACCCACTCATGCAGGCTTGAACCATCATCAAAAACCACATCAGTAGGTCGTTTTCTTGTCACCATCTCCAACAACAAGACTCCGAAACTGTAGACATCTCCTTGTGTTGAAGCTCGCCTACCCATACCATATTCTGTATTTCAAGCATACTAGAAAGTGTTAGCAATAataataatgaaagaaaaatataataaattattgTAAgtttttaaaaggttaattataAAGTCATAAATGGATAccaaattttttgtttttctttataaaatacaATTGcttttaaaaaatacataatttttttGTGACTTACCGGGAGGAATGTAACCAATTGACCCACAAAGCAGTCCATCAGTCGAGCTAACCGAAGGGGGCTCACCAGCTGCCATCGGGATCTTCTCGTGATCCTCTTTCACCAATTTAGCAATCCCAAAATCCGAAAGTATAGCGTTCATGTCATCATCGAGAAGAATGTTGCTAGGTTTGAGATCACAATGAGCCACCTTAACAGGAGCATAGTTATGCAAATAGGCTAACCCTTCAGCCACATCGCTTAAAATACGGACCATTTGTACCAAATTCACACGGCTTAGACCATCATTTGGGTACAAATGGTCCTCAAGGCTCCCGTTCTGCATCAAAGGTAGAACGAGAGCCTTAAAATCAGGTCTGCTACAGATCGTTTTGATCCGTATCAGATTCCTATGTCGGGTATTCTTCAAAACTTCACATTCCCTCTTGAAACTCCCAGAGCTTTCCTCGGTTTTTGTATAAGATATAACTTTCACCGCGATCTTCGTGTTGTCTTTGAGAATCCCCTTGTATACTTGCCCAAATTGGCCTGTTCCGATTAAATTCGATCTGCTGAATCCATTTGTTGCTGCCATGAGTTCTTGATGAGAGATCTTTGGGTAGCTCTGTTCATTTCTTTCCTCTTCATCGTCCTCTTCAAACCCAATTTTCCGGCTGAAAGtttttgaaaatttctttttTGATTTCCATTTGAAAACTACAGGAATCATAGACATGATTAAGGTGGCTACGGCAAGTAGGGTAAGCAAAACCCACAGCTGAATCGAGTGTTTTTTCCGCTTGTTCTTGCAATTTGGCATCCCTTCCATCCCACTACTACAGAGCCCTGGGTTTCCAAGGAAAGAATTGATATCAAGAAACGGAAAAGATACGTTCCCAGAGAAGTTATTATATGAGAAGTTGAGCTGTCTCAACTTGGAAGATGTCTGAAAAGATACTGGTATCTTTCCAGACAATCTATTCAATGAAACATCAAATGTTTCAAGAAAGGGCAACTTCCCGATTGAATCGGGAAGAGGGCCTTCGAGTGCATTCCCAGAGAGATTGAGGTGTTCGAGCGCAATGCAGCTTCCAAGCTGTGACGGAATCTCACCGGAAAAGTTGTTTGATGATAAATCCATGGCAAGAACCATGTCCATCTTGCTGAGCTCCGGTGGTAGAGGTCCATTCAGGTGATTGTGTGAGATGTTTAGGTACAATTTCAAGCTGTTCAATCTTGCAAAATCATTCGGAATCAAGCCAGAAATTTGATTATACGAAAGATCAAGAATCTCCAAATTTACGCATTGTGCCAGGCTTGAGGGAATTGTTCCCACGAGCTTGTTGTTGTTAAGCAACAAACTCCGTAATTGTGACAGATTCGAGAAAGTGTCGGGAATTGAGTTTGACAGTTGGTTTTTTGACAAATCAAGAAGACCCAATCGCGAAACATTTCC is part of the Lactuca sativa cultivar Salinas chromosome 7, Lsat_Salinas_v11, whole genome shotgun sequence genome and harbors:
- the LOC111911873 gene encoding putative leucine-rich repeat receptor-like serine/threonine-protein kinase At2g24130, producing the protein MNPHKLHYLFFCTVLCSIVSGDTKAQIFNERASLLTFFSGITSDPENVLQSWNSSVIPVCNWTGVTCNQNHDSILELDLSGSLLHGIISPAISQLSQLTVLDLSRNFFEGGIPGEIGYLSELKQLSLSSNLLRGSIPFELGFLSKIQYLDLGSNMLVGDIPMALFCNGTSVLEYVDISNNSISGPIPLTEECEIHELRFLLVWSNKLTGRVPRALANSSKLKWLDLEVNGFEGELPFEIVKNLSNLQFVYLSYNRFSGPLEPFFSALSNSLYLQELELAGNRLFGKIPDVIGNLPKSLVQLQLDDNQISGEIPLDINNLLNLTLLNLSRNLLTGKIPHELCLMEKLERLYLSDNLLSGEIPSAFGNVSRLGLLDLSKNQLSNSIPDTFSNLSQLRSLLLNNNKLVGTIPSSLAQCVNLEILDLSYNQISGLIPNDFARLNSLKLYLNISHNHLNGPLPPELSKMDMVLAMDLSSNNFSGEIPSQLGSCIALEHLNLSGNALEGPLPDSIGKLPFLETFDVSLNRLSGKIPVSFQTSSKLRQLNFSYNNFSGNVSFPFLDINSFLGNPGLCSSGMEGMPNCKNKRKKHSIQLWVLLTLLAVATLIMSMIPVVFKWKSKKKFSKTFSRKIGFEEDDEEERNEQSYPKISHQELMAATNGFSRSNLIGTGQFGQVYKGILKDNTKIAVKVISYTKTEESSGSFKRECEVLKNTRHRNLIRIKTICSRPDFKALVLPLMQNGSLEDHLYPNDGLSRVNLVQMVRILSDVAEGLAYLHNYAPVKVAHCDLKPSNILLDDDMNAILSDFGIAKLVKEDHEKIPMAAGEPPSVSSTDGLLCGSIGYIPPEYGMGRRASTQGDVYSFGVLLLEMVTRKRPTDVVFDDGSSLHEWVKSHYPYPDRLEPIIKEALLAYGPMSCSSKLLHDMILELIELGLICTQYNPSTRPTMVDVAHEMATWKEYLFRPSDLSTE